The following are encoded in a window of Pangasianodon hypophthalmus isolate fPanHyp1 chromosome 14, fPanHyp1.pri, whole genome shotgun sequence genomic DNA:
- the usp16 gene encoding ubiquitin carboxyl-terminal hydrolase 16 isoform X2: MGRRRAKDRGRSPKEDSSVDLTGVTCVHIRKGTDPSWLRKTSLDKSWATCEVCEVEEETETETETENEDGRDAPAIWMCLKCGHRGCGRFSENQHAIKHYETPRSDPHCLVLSLDNWSVWCYICNDDIHYSSTGQLAQLISNIKKQMLGESRHKAATRSTSLKEEAKEEKNTSSDTVQENEVEKEQEKKEEQKENKKCVKQNGQETQSSTVPVRGLSNLGNTCFFNAVLQNLSQTWLLRQLLSDFRDEEKSVLITPSSSSDLDPLQVRLPRPGSLTLAMCQLLNEIQQTKKGVVTPRELFTQVCKKAARFKGFQQQDSQELLRYLLDGMRAEESVRVTAGILNALKSSGKTSEPEQKKLVKEYESNGGTKSFVDRVFGGELTSTVMCTECKTVSVVTEVFLDLSLPVADEAYRKKKGGGQQKKSESLESGRSVETPLTNGNEDMPTGTGSKYQQKKAKKQAKKQAKTQRRQQKQGAKLTLDLLTNQCEDTSPEAPPPSTNGQPEAETERLADELISQSEPAEQNQEVPADEEVEDDEEVSEAQNSASNRFISLSEEGTEKQEVEEEDEREEAELIKSVRALSVSEDQQSKEVEPEVESGAESELEFGAEPGFVVVNADPKAAFSTLSSRAALNTSESSVESSLHQFTQVEQLTHTNSLLCVTCSRRAAHGGKKKVYTEAMKQMLISSPPPVLTLHLKRFQQVGYSVCKVNRHVQFPQVLDLGPFCSAKCKGVEEGQTQLLYSLYGIVEHSGTMRSGHYTAFVKARPHTHTSSGLLNGAAGDETPPKGSWFHISDSSVQPVTEARVQTSQAYLLFYERIS; encoded by the exons ATGGGGAGGAGACGAGCCAAAGACAGAGGCAGGAGTCCTAAAGAGGACAGCTCTGTAGATCTGACGG gtgtgacGTGTGTGCACATCCGTAAAGGAACAGACCCGAGCTGGCTGAGGAAGACGAGCCTGGACAAGAGCTGGGCCACATGCGAGGTGTGTGAGGTGGAGGAAGAGACCGAGACCGAGACCGAGACTGAGAACGAAGACGGACGAGACGCGCCTGCGATATGGATGTGTCTCAAATGCGGACACAGA GGTTGTGGGAGGTTCTCGGAGAACCAACACGCCATTAAACACTATGAGACGCCGCGTTCAGATCCGCACTGCCTGGTGCTCAGCCTGGACAACTGGAGTGTGTG gTGTTACATCTGCAATGACGATATCCACTACTCCAGCACGGGACAGCTGGCTCAGCTCATCTCCAACATCAAGAAACAAATGCTGGGCGAATCCAGACACAAAGCCGCCACGAGGA GCACTTCTCTCAAAGAAGAAGCGAAGGAAGAGAAGAACACTTCAAGTGACACCGTGCAGGAAAACGAGGTTGAAAAAGagcaggaaaagaaagaagagcagaaagaaaacaagaagtgCGTGAAGCAAAACGGCCAAGAAACACAATCCAGCACCGTGCCTGTGCGAGGCCTCAGCAACCTCGGCAATACGTGTTTCTTCAATGCTGTGCTGCAG AATCTATCGCAGACTTGGCTGCTGCGTCAACTCCTCAGTGATTTCAGGGAcgaagaaaagagtgtgttgaTCACACCATCGTCATCCTCCGATCTA GATCCTTTGCAGGTGCGGTTGCCGAGACCCGGCTCTCTCACGCTGGCCATGTGTCAGCTCCTCAATGAAATCCAGCAGACCAAAAAAGGCGTGGTGACGCCGCGCGAGCTCTTCACACAAGTGTGTAAAAA ggcaGCAAGATTTAAAGGCTTCCAGCAGCAGGACAGTCAGGAGCTCCTGCGCTACCTGCTGGACGGAATGAGAGCCGAGGAGAGCGTT AGAGTAACTGCTGGAATCTTGAATGCGCTGAAAAGTTCGGGCAAAACCTCCGAGCCAGAGCAAAAGAAATTAGTAAAAG AATATGAGAGCAACGGCGGGACGAAGAGTTTTGTGGATCGTGTGTTTGGCGGAGAGTTGACCAGCACTGTGATGTGTACGGAGTGTAAGACAGTTTCCGTGGTTACCGAAGTGTTTCTCGACCTCTCGCTACCTGTGGCTGATGAG GCTTACAGGAAAAAGAAGGGTGGCGGTCAGCAGAAGAAGAGCGAAAGCTTGGAAAGTGGGCGGAGTGTCGAGACTCCGCTGACCAATGGGAATGAAGATATGCCGACGGGCACAGGAAGCAAGTACCAGCAAAAGAAAGCCAAGAAGCAGGCGAAGAAACAGGCTAAG ACCCAGCGGCGTCAGCAAAAGCAAGGTGCAAAGCTCACGCTGGATTTACTGACCAATCAGTGCGAAGACACTTCTCCAGAAGCCCCGCCTCCGAGCACGAACGGACAGCCGGAAGCTGAAACTGAACGTTTAGCAGACGAGCTCATTAGCCAATCAGAGCCTGCGGAACAGAATCAGGAGGTGCCTGCTGATGAAGAGGTAGAGGACGATGAAGAAGTGAGCGAAGCACAAAACTCCGCCTCTAATAGATTCATCAGCCTATCAGAAGAGGGAacagaaaaacaggaagtggaagagGAAGATGAGCGCGAAGAGGCGGAGCTAATTAAGAGCGTGAGAGCGCTGTCGGTCTCCGAGGATCAGCAGAGCAAAGAGGTGGAGCCCGAGGTGGAATCGGGGGCGGAGTCAGAGCTGGAGTTTGGGGCGGAGCCAGGGTTCGTGGTGGTGAATGCGGACCCGAAGGCTGCGTTCTCAACTCTGTCCAGCAGGGCGGCGCTGAACACCTCGGAGAGCTCAGTGGAGTCGAGCCTCCATCAGTTCACACAGGTGGAGCAGCTGACACACACCAACAGCCTGCTGTGTGTGACCTGCAGCCGGAGAGCCGCacacg GCGGTAAGAAGAAGGTATACACAGAGGCGATGAAGCAGATGCTGATCTCATCCCCTCCTCCTGTACTCACTCTGCACCTGAAGAGGTTccagcag gtgggctacagtgtgtgtaaagtcaACAGACATGTACAGTTTCCTCAGGTGCTGGATCTCGGCCCGTTCTGCTCTGCCAAATGCAAG ggggTGGAGGAAGGACAGACGCAGCTCCTCTACTCCCTGTACGGCATCGTGGAGCACAGCGGCACCATGCGCTCGGGTCACTACACAGCATTCGTTAAAGCccgacctcacacacacactagcagcGGTTTGCTAAACGGAGCGGCAG GTGACGAGACGCCCCCTAAAGGCTCGTGGTTCCACATCAGCGACAGCAGCGTGCAGCCCGTCACAGAGGCCCGAGTGCAGACTTCCCAAGCCTACCTGCTCTTCTACGAGAGGATCTCTTAA
- the rwdd2b gene encoding RWD domain-containing protein 2B, which produces MAQTEHAEAQLAEVELLLSMFPSQEELEVEPVAYAELRAYVEGTADCPSNTRPELCVKIRTHTGVDVSLSCTYPSDYPSVLPEIVVRCGELSRVQHACLVSDLRSYLRESCTGEVCVLSAVDWLRDHTHEYLERDDDGAKGAAQAPSAETFTRLWIYSHHIYNKSKRKNILEWAKELQLTGFSMPGKPGVVCVEGLQAACEEFWARVKVLTWKRIMIRHREDVPLDPANQSAESLRRFDGFEEAAFDPHGNRGNHMDLGQLFQFLSERGCAQIFQMYFGVEGR; this is translated from the exons ATGGCTCAGACTGAGCATGCAGAGGCTCAGCTGGCTGAAGTCGAGCTGCTGCTGAGCATGTTTCCCAgccaggaggagctggaggtgGAGCCGGTGGCGTACGCAGAGCTCAGGGCTTACGTGGAAGGAACAGCGGACTGTCCCTCAAACACCAGACCTGAACTCTGCGTCAAGATCCGGACACACACTGGG GTGGATGTCTCACTCTCGTGCACGTACCCATCTGACTATCCATCAGTGCTGCCCGAGATCGTAGTCAG ATGTGGCGAGTTGAGCCGGGTGCAGCACGCCTGCCTCGTCTCCGATCTGCGCTCGTACCTGCGCGAGAGCTGCACGGGcgaagtgtgtgtgctgtccgCTGTCGACTGGCTCAGAGATCACACACACGAATACCTGGAGCGGGACGACGACGGAGCGAAAGGAGCAGCGCAGGCGCCGAGCGCCGAGACCTTCACCAGACTGTGGATCTACAGCCATCATATCTACAACAAGAGCAAGAGGAAGAACATCCTGGAGTGGGCCAAAGAGCTGCAGCTGACCGGCTTCAGCATGCCGGGGAAGCCGGGGGtcgtgtgtgtggagggtctaCAGGCCGCCTGTGAGGAATTCtgggccag GGTGAAAGTCCTGACCTGGAAGCGCATCATGATCCGTCACAGAGAGGACGTCCCACTGGacccagccaatcagagcgcagagTCGCTGCGCCGATTCGACGGCTTCGAGGAGGCCGCGTTCGATCCTCACGGGAACAGAGGGAACCACATGGACCTCGGGCAGCTCTTCCAGTTCCTCAGCGAGAGAGGCTGCGCTCAAATCTTCCAGATGTACTTCGGAGTCGAAGGGAGATGA
- the usp16 gene encoding ubiquitin carboxyl-terminal hydrolase 16 isoform X1, which produces MGRRRAKDRGRSPKEDSSVDLTGVTCVHIRKGTDPSWLRKTSLDKSWATCEVCEVEEETETETETENEDGRDAPAIWMCLKCGHRQKSQNSWMRLVYWKNRVKFLTPNESSRNESSRNESSRKESCRNESSRNESSRNESSRNESSRKESCRNESSRNESNRNESSRNESSRNESSRKESCRNESSRNESSLIGCGRFSENQHAIKHYETPRSDPHCLVLSLDNWSVWCYICNDDIHYSSTGQLAQLISNIKKQMLGESRHKAATRSTSLKEEAKEEKNTSSDTVQENEVEKEQEKKEEQKENKKCVKQNGQETQSSTVPVRGLSNLGNTCFFNAVLQNLSQTWLLRQLLSDFRDEEKSVLITPSSSSDLDPLQVRLPRPGSLTLAMCQLLNEIQQTKKGVVTPRELFTQVCKKAARFKGFQQQDSQELLRYLLDGMRAEESVRVTAGILNALKSSGKTSEPEQKKLVKEYESNGGTKSFVDRVFGGELTSTVMCTECKTVSVVTEVFLDLSLPVADEAYRKKKGGGQQKKSESLESGRSVETPLTNGNEDMPTGTGSKYQQKKAKKQAKKQAKTQRRQQKQGAKLTLDLLTNQCEDTSPEAPPPSTNGQPEAETERLADELISQSEPAEQNQEVPADEEVEDDEEVSEAQNSASNRFISLSEEGTEKQEVEEEDEREEAELIKSVRALSVSEDQQSKEVEPEVESGAESELEFGAEPGFVVVNADPKAAFSTLSSRAALNTSESSVESSLHQFTQVEQLTHTNSLLCVTCSRRAAHGGKKKVYTEAMKQMLISSPPPVLTLHLKRFQQVGYSVCKVNRHVQFPQVLDLGPFCSAKCKGVEEGQTQLLYSLYGIVEHSGTMRSGHYTAFVKARPHTHTSSGLLNGAAGDETPPKGSWFHISDSSVQPVTEARVQTSQAYLLFYERIS; this is translated from the exons ATGGGGAGGAGACGAGCCAAAGACAGAGGCAGGAGTCCTAAAGAGGACAGCTCTGTAGATCTGACGG gtgtgacGTGTGTGCACATCCGTAAAGGAACAGACCCGAGCTGGCTGAGGAAGACGAGCCTGGACAAGAGCTGGGCCACATGCGAGGTGTGTGAGGTGGAGGAAGAGACCGAGACCGAGACCGAGACTGAGAACGAAGACGGACGAGACGCGCCTGCGATATGGATGTGTCTCAAATGCGGACACAGA caaaaATCCCAAAATTCCTGGATGCGCTTGGTGTATTGGAAGAACAGAGTGAAATTCCTGACACCTAATGAATCATCCAGGAATGAATCAAGTAGGAATGAATCATCCAGGAAAGAATCATGTAGGAATGAATCATCCAGGAATGAATCAAGTAGGAATGAATCATCCAGGAATGAATCATCCAGGAAAGAATCATGTAGGAATGAATCATCCAGGAATGAATCAAATAGGAATGAATCAAGTAGGAATGAGTCATCCAGGAATGAATCATCCAGGAAAGAATCATGTAGGAATGAGTCATCCAGGAATGAATCCTCACTTATT GGTTGTGGGAGGTTCTCGGAGAACCAACACGCCATTAAACACTATGAGACGCCGCGTTCAGATCCGCACTGCCTGGTGCTCAGCCTGGACAACTGGAGTGTGTG gTGTTACATCTGCAATGACGATATCCACTACTCCAGCACGGGACAGCTGGCTCAGCTCATCTCCAACATCAAGAAACAAATGCTGGGCGAATCCAGACACAAAGCCGCCACGAGGA GCACTTCTCTCAAAGAAGAAGCGAAGGAAGAGAAGAACACTTCAAGTGACACCGTGCAGGAAAACGAGGTTGAAAAAGagcaggaaaagaaagaagagcagaaagaaaacaagaagtgCGTGAAGCAAAACGGCCAAGAAACACAATCCAGCACCGTGCCTGTGCGAGGCCTCAGCAACCTCGGCAATACGTGTTTCTTCAATGCTGTGCTGCAG AATCTATCGCAGACTTGGCTGCTGCGTCAACTCCTCAGTGATTTCAGGGAcgaagaaaagagtgtgttgaTCACACCATCGTCATCCTCCGATCTA GATCCTTTGCAGGTGCGGTTGCCGAGACCCGGCTCTCTCACGCTGGCCATGTGTCAGCTCCTCAATGAAATCCAGCAGACCAAAAAAGGCGTGGTGACGCCGCGCGAGCTCTTCACACAAGTGTGTAAAAA ggcaGCAAGATTTAAAGGCTTCCAGCAGCAGGACAGTCAGGAGCTCCTGCGCTACCTGCTGGACGGAATGAGAGCCGAGGAGAGCGTT AGAGTAACTGCTGGAATCTTGAATGCGCTGAAAAGTTCGGGCAAAACCTCCGAGCCAGAGCAAAAGAAATTAGTAAAAG AATATGAGAGCAACGGCGGGACGAAGAGTTTTGTGGATCGTGTGTTTGGCGGAGAGTTGACCAGCACTGTGATGTGTACGGAGTGTAAGACAGTTTCCGTGGTTACCGAAGTGTTTCTCGACCTCTCGCTACCTGTGGCTGATGAG GCTTACAGGAAAAAGAAGGGTGGCGGTCAGCAGAAGAAGAGCGAAAGCTTGGAAAGTGGGCGGAGTGTCGAGACTCCGCTGACCAATGGGAATGAAGATATGCCGACGGGCACAGGAAGCAAGTACCAGCAAAAGAAAGCCAAGAAGCAGGCGAAGAAACAGGCTAAG ACCCAGCGGCGTCAGCAAAAGCAAGGTGCAAAGCTCACGCTGGATTTACTGACCAATCAGTGCGAAGACACTTCTCCAGAAGCCCCGCCTCCGAGCACGAACGGACAGCCGGAAGCTGAAACTGAACGTTTAGCAGACGAGCTCATTAGCCAATCAGAGCCTGCGGAACAGAATCAGGAGGTGCCTGCTGATGAAGAGGTAGAGGACGATGAAGAAGTGAGCGAAGCACAAAACTCCGCCTCTAATAGATTCATCAGCCTATCAGAAGAGGGAacagaaaaacaggaagtggaagagGAAGATGAGCGCGAAGAGGCGGAGCTAATTAAGAGCGTGAGAGCGCTGTCGGTCTCCGAGGATCAGCAGAGCAAAGAGGTGGAGCCCGAGGTGGAATCGGGGGCGGAGTCAGAGCTGGAGTTTGGGGCGGAGCCAGGGTTCGTGGTGGTGAATGCGGACCCGAAGGCTGCGTTCTCAACTCTGTCCAGCAGGGCGGCGCTGAACACCTCGGAGAGCTCAGTGGAGTCGAGCCTCCATCAGTTCACACAGGTGGAGCAGCTGACACACACCAACAGCCTGCTGTGTGTGACCTGCAGCCGGAGAGCCGCacacg GCGGTAAGAAGAAGGTATACACAGAGGCGATGAAGCAGATGCTGATCTCATCCCCTCCTCCTGTACTCACTCTGCACCTGAAGAGGTTccagcag gtgggctacagtgtgtgtaaagtcaACAGACATGTACAGTTTCCTCAGGTGCTGGATCTCGGCCCGTTCTGCTCTGCCAAATGCAAG ggggTGGAGGAAGGACAGACGCAGCTCCTCTACTCCCTGTACGGCATCGTGGAGCACAGCGGCACCATGCGCTCGGGTCACTACACAGCATTCGTTAAAGCccgacctcacacacacactagcagcGGTTTGCTAAACGGAGCGGCAG GTGACGAGACGCCCCCTAAAGGCTCGTGGTTCCACATCAGCGACAGCAGCGTGCAGCCCGTCACAGAGGCCCGAGTGCAGACTTCCCAAGCCTACCTGCTCTTCTACGAGAGGATCTCTTAA